Proteins from one Scyliorhinus canicula chromosome 6, sScyCan1.1, whole genome shotgun sequence genomic window:
- the LOC119967991 gene encoding probable G-protein coupled receptor 139 translates to MGKPVILLVKEIYYPILAAIGVPANLVTIVILYRGKCGLSNCISLIMSFMATADLLVMIINVMMYHIVSYHFTLSFLHYTPVCKLIIYMTAVALDMSVWFTVFFTFDRFAVICYQKFKSKHCTKRTAAVVITMVSVLIVFKDIPFFFGMEHQQIINMVQWGCQPRVTFLASPLGIVFFWFHIASLVWLPFTLILLFNCLTIRRITVASRARRELRSHITEKKSDPEIENRRKSIILLFTVSGSFLLLWLTSVIGLIISRLVSINSYRGDRTNFGYLVTEIGTMLKFLSSCPNTCIYAVTQRKFREELKTLLKFPFTLILRFINKEGVTTSSYR, encoded by the exons ATGGGAAAACCTGTTATTCTGTTGGTTAAAGAAATTTACTATCCAATTTTAGCAGCTATTGGTGTCCCAG ccAACTTGGTGACCATTGTGATACTTTACCGGGGAAAGTGTGGCCTTTCCAATTGTATTTCTTTAATCATGTCGTTCATGGCAACAGCAGACTTACTGGTCATGATTATCAATGTAATGATGTATCATATTGTCAGTTATCATTTTACACTTTCATTTCTGCACTACACTCCCGTGTGTAAATTAATTATATACATGACAGCTGTTGCACTCGATATGTCAGTTTGGTTCACTGTCTTCTTCACATTCGACCGATTTGCAGTTATCTGCTACCAGAAGTTCAAATCAAAGCATTGCACCAAGAGAACTGCAGCTGTGGTTATAACAATGGTCTCTGTTCTGATAGTTTTCAAGGATATACCATTTTTCTTTGGCATGGAACATCAGCAGATAATTAATATGGTGCAGTGGGGCTGCCAGCCACGTGTGACCTTTTTGGCTTCACCTCTCGGGATAGTGTTCTTCTGGTTTCACATAGCTTCGCTAGTTTGGCTGCCTTTTACTTTAATTCTCTTGTTTAATTGTTTGACAATCAGACGTATTACAGTGGCAAGCAGAGCCCGAAGAGAACTCCGATCTCACATAACTGAGAAGAAGTCTGATCCAGAGATAGagaaccggaggaaatccatcatcTTACTCTTCACTGTTTCGGGCAGTTTTTTATTGCTATGGTTGACATCTGTCATTGGTCTTATAATTTCTAGACTGGTAAGCATCAATTCTTACCGGGGTGACCGTACAAACTTTGGATATCTCGTCACAGAAATTGGAACAATGTTGAAGTTTTTGAGTTCCTGTCCAAACACGTGTATTTATGCAGTGACTCAGAGGAAATTCCGAGAGGAGCTGAAGACGTTGTTGAAATTTCCTTTCACATTGATTCTGCGGTTTATCAATAAGGAAGGGGTTACAACGTCGAGCTACAGGTGA